Part of the Butyrivibrio fibrisolvens genome, GAAAAAAATCTGGGGTATATATCAGGAAAGTGATAGAAGAACCATAATGGTAGTTGCAAGCCGCCTCAGAAAAAAGCTGGAAAGCTATGGTGGGCTTATGAACTGCATAGAAACGGCTTATGGCAAGGGATATAAATTCATAATTCCAAGATGAACTGACCTTTATACTGTTAAAACCAAACTATCATTTATAGATTCAAGGTATCATCAAGACCGCTTTTTGTACGTGGCTTAAAATATATTCTAAGCCAAAATGAAAATCCGGCTTTTTTAAATGCCGCCAAACTTATATAAGAAGAAAGGTTGATCCTTAACTTTATGCGGATCAAATAAGGTAAGATGAAAGAGCATTCCAAAAAAAGATACGATGAACCATCTCTTGGAGTAGAAGATCTTTCGAAAGGTCTATATAAATCAAATCTTAAACTAGGAAGTATAAATCAAAAGCAAAGTGAGTATTTTTCTAATATCTCGCATGATCTTCGTTCACCCATAGCTGCTATCAGAAGTGCTATTGAGTATTTAGAAGAAACTCCCGGAATCAGTACAGATGACCGAAAAGATCTCTACAGACTGATTGATAAAAAAGCCGCTTCACTTGAATACATGATAGACGAGATATTTCTTTTGTCTAAGTTATCTTCTAACAGTACGATAGTAAGGCCTGTTCCGCTTCCATGTGGCAATTATCTTGAAGATTTCTTTTTTACTAATGAGGCGGATTCCAAATTCAAAGATGTTAATCTAGTACTTGATGTGCCTATGAGCTTTGAGTACACTATCGAGATCGATCCTAATTATTTTGACAGAGTATTGAATAATCTTTTTGATAATGCTCTCAGATATCTGGGGGAAGATGGCAGTATCACGCTAAGTGCAAGC contains:
- a CDS encoding sensor histidine kinase; translation: MKEHSKKRYDEPSLGVEDLSKGLYKSNLKLGSINQKQSEYFSNISHDLRSPIAAIRSAIEYLEETPGISTDDRKDLYRLIDKKAASLEYMIDEIFLLSKLSSNSTIVRPVPLPCGNYLEDFFFTNEADSKFKDVNLVLDVPMSFEYTIEIDPNYFDRVLNNLFDNALRYLGEDGSITLSASTDESETHVIISVSDTGSGISPDNIDKIFERSFTGDIPRTPSGKSGAGLGLSICKKIVEIHSGTITCRSKTGSDHGTTFAITLPILKD